The following are from one region of the Nicotiana tomentosiformis chromosome 7, ASM39032v3, whole genome shotgun sequence genome:
- the LOC138895899 gene encoding uncharacterized protein translates to MAPFEAFYGRRYRSPIGWFEIGEAELIGPDLVHQAMEKVKTIKVRLKTAHSRQKSYSNVYHRDLKFKEDDWVFLKVSPMKGIMRIGRKGKLSLRYVRPYKIIRRIGQVAYKLELQPEMSLVHPIFHVSMLKKVVGDPSSIVPVETIEVDRPSYKGNSGKSFGNLGS, encoded by the exons atggcaccatttgaggcattttatggtaggagatatagatctcccattgggtggttcgagattggggaagcggagttgatagggccagacctcgtgcatcaggctatggagaaagttaagaccattaaGGTGCGGTTGAAGACTGCCCatagtcgtcaaaaatcctattctaATGTCTATCACAGAGACTtaaagttcaaagaagatgattgggtattcttgaaggtttcccccatgaagggtattatgcggaTTGGGAGaaaggggaaattgagtctgaggtatgtcaggccgtacaaaatcattcggAGAATTggccaggtggcgtacaagcttgagctacaaCCCGAAATGTCATTAGTCCACCCaattttccatgtgtctatgttgaagaaggtagttggggaTCCGTCATccattgtgccggttgagaccattgag gtggataggcctagttacaaaggaaactctggcaaaagttttggaaatttagggagttag
- the LOC138895901 gene encoding uncharacterized protein, with protein sequence MDDLIELGMVDFDLIMGIDWLYSCFAQLDCRTRTVRFEFPNEPFIELINKGCIYTSKMINKGCIYHLVRVTDIDAETPTLESVPVVNEFPEVFLDELLRIPLVREIDFGIHEMPGTQPISIPPYKMAPTELNELKEQLKDLLEKGFIRPYALNRKSMGSLAHLEAYQRPLANEVHRLDSLGVRLADSSE encoded by the exons ATGGACGacctcattgaattggggatggttgattttgatttaATAATGGGGAttgactggctttattcatgttttgcccagcttgattgtcgaaccagaaccgttaggtttgaatttccaaatgagccattTATTGAATTGATCAACAAAGGGTGTATTTACAcatcaaagatgatcaacaaagggtgtatttaccatttggtccgggttacggacatcgATGCTGAgacacctacacttgagtctgttcCAGTGGTGAATGAATTTCCTGAGGTCTTTCTTGATGAGCTCCTTAGGATCCCACTAgttagggagattgattttgggattcatgagatgccaggcacgcagcctatatctattccaccgtacaaAATGGCACCGACAGAGTTGAATGAACTAAAGGAGCAGTTGAAGGACttattagagaagggtttcatccggccgt atgctcttaaccggaaatctatgggtagtttggctcacttggaggcatatcaaaggccattggccaatgAGGTTCATCGGTTGGATAGTTTGGgggttcgtcttgcggactcaaGTGAATGA
- the LOC138895900 gene encoding uncharacterized protein produces MAFAQATEARNLKNMMEQEGSSRARSAGNPGDSFGGGRSAFRGGSSRPSQSYDQSSASTPPAGHSQQQGSRFRPNQGSRGSHHQGRSRVRFQQQRRPPCPMCGRMHMGICYQDMSVCYRYGIRGLIQRECRASHQGAGRGSTQPSSSATAIFSAPPPARGSPAPAGHGAARGGSQIGESIVVARVYKVCVVLVLGRDTVADLIELGMVDFDVIMGMDWLYSCLAKLDFRFRKVRFEFPSELVIDWKGDNVVPNEVFPDELLGILLDREIDFGVDVMPGTQPISILHYRMAPAELKELKEKLKDLLEKGFIRPNVSPWGTPVLFVRKKDESLRILTQKAIKFQWSDACERSFQELKSRLTTAQVLTLLKGADEFVLYCDASRIGLGYVLMEHGKVIAYASRQLQNHEKNYPTHDLELMAVVFTLKIWRHYLYGIHVDVFTDHKSLQYIFKQKELNLRKRRWLELLKDYDIDIMYHSGKANVVADALSRKYMDSLAHLEACQRPLAREVHQLAIWEFVLRTLVKEG; encoded by the exons atggcgtttgctcaagctacagaggccCGAAATTTAAAGAACATGATGGAGCAAGAGGGTAGCAGTAGGGCCCGATCCGCGGGCAACCCTGGGGATTCATTTGGtggtgggagatcagcttttaggggagggtcatcaaggccatcccagtcttatgaTCAGTCTTCAGCCAGTACACCACCAGCAGGGCacagtcagcagcaggggagtcgtttcaggcccaatcagggcagcagggggtcccaccatcagggccgatcaagagtgagattccagcagcagcggaggcccccatgccccatgTGTGGGAGGATGCATATGGGGATCTGCTACCAGGACATGTCGGTATGTTACAGGTACGGAATAAGGGGTCTTATTCAGAGGGAGTGCCGTGCATCccaccagggtgcgggcaggggctcAACACAGCCATCTAGTTCTGCAACTGCTATAttttcagcaccccctccagctcgaggctctccagcaccagcagggcatggtgcagctaggggtggttcacaga ttggcgagtctattgtggtcGCAAGGGTGTATAAGGTTTGTGTTGTCTTGGTACTTGGTCGGGACACCGTTGCCGATCtgattgaattggggatggtcgattttgatgtaattatggggatggattggctttattcatgtttagCTAAGCTCGACTTTCGATTTAGAAAAGTGAGGTTCGAATTTCCAAGTGAGCTAGTTATTGattggaagggggataatgtggtgccaaatg aggtctttcctgatgagctccttGGGATTTTGCtggacagggagattgattttggggttgatgtgatgccaggcacgcaacctatatctattctgcattacaggatggcaccagcagaattgaaggaactaaaggagaaattaaaagatttgttagagaagggttttatCCGACCGAATGTGTCACCATGGGgcacaccggttctctttgttaGGAAGAAAGATGaatcgctgaggat attgactcagaaagcgattaagttccaatggtctgatgcttgtgaaaggagctttcaggaattaaaatcgagattgactacTGCGCAGGTGTTAACCCTGCTAAAGGGTGCAGACGAGTTTGTGCTATATTGCGATGCTTCGAGGATCGGGCTTGGGTATGTGTTAATGgaacatggcaaggttatagcttatgcttctaggcaactccagaatcatgaaaagaactatccaacacatgatttggAACTTATGGCAGTGGTTTTCAcattaaagatttggcgtcattatttgtatgggatccatgtggatgtattcacggaccacaagagtctccaatatattttcaagcaaaaggaGCTGAACCTGAggaagagaagatggcttgagttactcaaggattacgacatcgatattatGTATCActcggggaaagccaatgttgtggcggatgctcttagccggaaatataTGGATAGTTTGGCTCAcctggaggcatgtcaaaggccttTGGCCAGGGAGGTTCATCAGCTAGCcatttgggagttcgtcttgcggactctagtgaaggaagggTAA